tgacccagtatcttaaaatattgagtcagaATCATTTCAGTTTAAAGTttctaatgaaaaaaatgactccaaggttttattgtgtttatttccttttggtgaagatttaaatacattttcctcaATGAATAATATAgttcagaaataaataatagCCTTAATGAGTTGTTCAGATTGTTTCATTAACtgtaaatataagaaaaattaGTCTTtcgagattttttttaagtaatggtCAAGAATCTCAGAATATTGAGTTGATATCATTTGAAACAGCTCACaggatctttttttattattttaggccagaaaaaagtttcattagagcaaaactacagagagaaagaaagaaatttaaaaggtgaatatataaaactgaactgaacagagtgaaacagtgtgtgtgtgactgtgtgtgtgtgtgtgtgtgtgtgtgtgtgtgtgtgtcgggtcTCATGACGTCTAAAatcctgcagagaaaaaaactcattCAGACTGAAATCAGCTCTAATTAGCAGAAAACAAGAACACATTGTGgagattagtgtgtgtgtgtgtgtgtgtgtgtgtgtcaccctgCACGTGACGGTGTCCGGTCTGCAGGGCTGAGCGGTGAACAGGTCGCTGAACGGAGCTTCTGAtggaataaagtaaaaaaacagaaaatgtttcagctgcagcagctcaaatcctgaaacaaacaaacaaacaaagagaaagaTATCAGGTGAGTCTATTTCCTCTGACATTAGACCTTCTTACTGTTGgtgctatttattatttaattttttttttttttgattgtttcTCTGCCTCTTAAAGGTTCGTTTGTTCATTGAAACAGAAGAAAAGtgccaaatatttttatttccatcatataaaaaacagaaaacttaTTATATGTGACCCAGTTTAGTTTCTGGCTGTTTGTCTGATGAACACTGTGCTGACCTCGAAGAGTGGCTGTATTTTCCTGCtttaaatttatatttcaacgttttttttttgttttttttgattgatctatttattcaaacatgttaaaataaaccagaaatattcataataatacaaattaaaccaacaataacaatattttcatTAACAACATTACATCCACTAAAACAAACTGTAACGCCCATCTCTACGCCGATGACACAGCTCTGTATTGCACCTCTAATACTGGACATTCAGCCATTGAAACTCTCCAGCAAGCCTTCGACAAACTACAACATTCTCTCCTCAATCTAAAATTAGTTCTCCGTTCAGACAAAACCAAATACATGATTTTCTCAAGAGCCAGACCTATTGCAGAAGATGGTCTACATATCATCACTTTAACAGGTCACAGCATTGAAAGGGTTTCACAATACAAATATCTGGGTGTCTGGTTGGATCAAAACCTCATTCAAATTTCATATTGACATACTTAAAAgtgaattgaaacaaaaacattggATACTTATACAGAAACAAAGCAAACTTCCCTCTGTTCTGTAGGAAATGGATCATTCAGACAgtttttttatcagttctggattatgctgatgttatctatagacatgcctctgcctccactctcacctcacTGGACTCTGTTTATCACTCTGCACTCCGATTCATCACTGGTGACAGTTACTGCACCCATCGTTGCATCctatacaacaaggtgggaCGGGCACCTTTATCTGTGAGACATGCACtggttcctcttcatttataaagtcttgataggcgacatgccaccatacctcagcactttattaaactggtcacagagtaattatccaacacgctctagtgattaatgcttaatgctcaatgttcctcggacaaatactgaatttggaaaaactgctttcagtttttctgctgcatctacctgaaacatcttacaacattcacaaaaACTCAACataattataactatgggccagtttaaaactatgataaccaataactaaagtatgataaccaataactctgcctttcactgaaattgtttttaatgtttttgcatgtgttttgtccaTGCTGTTTTCTCTTTACTTTTCATTGTAAAtaaggggttgccctcaatgactccttgagaaaataaataaaggataaatgaaatacAATTTTCGGcagaaatttttaaaaaattcacaataaaaaaataagaaagccCCATTTCCCctcttatgttatatttatacatttgtttaaatcgGTTAATTATTTTACATGACATCTTCTCCTTTGACTGTTAAACAATGaaacttttaataataataaaattcaggtttttcatttttaaaatatgcctGTCATCACACTTCCTTGGTTtacttgggttttttttttttgcaactgcaaactgcattaaaaagaggaaacaaataattttattacaaatataaaccataaaacaaaatttgaaatctgtaaatgtatataataggacattatagattttccTATGATGTCTCCTATGATAAATgattatatgtaaaaaataataataataaaaaggaaaattaaattaaattaaacttaaaaacatgaagCCAACTTTCTGTCTCCTCACAGTTAgactttaattttaatgtaagttttttttaagaaagcgttaaaaaaaggcagcaaatgttgccaaacactttccatcatattaaagtttaaaaatatatattttacgtAATTTCAAATATTGTCTACCTGCTGTTACAcgttaaatgtgtgtgtgtgtgtgtgtgtgtgtgtgtgtgtgtgtgtgtgtgtgtgtgtgtgtgtgtgtgcgtgtgtgtgtgtgtgtgtgcagtttcaGATCTTTTCTCCCATGATGCCTCGGGTGTCGTTCTCCGCCCCCTCTCAGCTCGCCGCCCTCCTCCCGCTGCTGTCCCGCCTCCTCCCGTCTCTCCCCGCCCCGGTCCGAGACTCTGACGTCCCAGCTCTGTTTCGAGAGCGTTTCATCGTGTCCGGTTACCGGCCAGCGGGGTTGCCGTGGCGAAGCTACGTCCTCAGTCTCTTCCAGATCCACAACGAGACACTGAACGTGTGGAGCCACCTGCTGGCCGCCACCGCCGTGGCGCTGAGGTTCACTGCGTTCGCCGTCCTGCAGGGAGGGGTACTGACCAGTTCTGGTCCTGATCTGTTCGGTGTCTGACGGCTCTGTGTTTGACCTCCTGctgtctgacctttgacctttgcaGGGGCTCCTGGGTGTCCGGCTGCAGGGTCCTGAGGGTCAGGGCGTCTCTGTGGACGCATCCTCGCTGCCGCTCGTCCTCTACGCCATCTCCGCCATCACATACCTGAGTTGCAGGTTAGTTTCTTCTTTTAAAGATTTATTATTGAATTTATTatctataatattatattatttattattatttattattattttatattatgttatattatattgtttgttcttattatattattattatcttttattactatttattatttactattatgttatattcattttcatcttttaaatatttattattgaatttattatgcatttattcatttatcattcttatattcattcatcattatattatgattatattatattatatattattatattatactatattatttatttattatttaactaaAACATAGATAAATAtgttacatatatacacaaacacacacacacacacacacgcatatatatatatatatatatataactttattgacatgttctGCTTCTCACCTGATGACAGCTTGCCGttttagtgacctgtcaatcaaaggtagccatgccccaaatcatacgattctttatcttctattttctttcatcattgacactattaacatcaacttgtcttgaagatttttactagtgattgagaccatagtgttgttctaaaaaacatttctgaggtaacaaatcaagtgagaagttttctcaatttgtattgaaatgaatggtaccaaatgcttctgcagccgccatcagcgccccctgttggtcaGAGTTAATAAACGTCTCTGTGTGTTGCAGCGCTGCGGCTCACCTGCTTCAGTCTCACTCTGAGCGCGCTCACTACTCGCTCTTCCTCCTGGACTACGTGGGCGTGGCCGTCTACCAGTATGGCTGCGCTCTGGCTCTGAGCCTGTACAGCGCCGACCCTGCCTGGACGCAAAGCATGCTGGGACAGGTCTGGTAGCGTGCGTTACATTGTTCCTCAGTTGATGTATCCCAATGGCAAGGAAAGATCCTCAAacagctgaatttgaaggattcTACATCATCGACagctgaaggactgtcccaatgtccaggatcctccagaggacagagtccttcttttggatgcttgtgtgtatcctccgCGTACCCATAAAGCCTTGCGCACACAGGTCTACTGGGAGATTTAAAAGCTGCGAGTGAAGAAACAGCGACGCTGGCAGCGCAATATGAATTTAgatatataagtattttttgtttacactgaatatttgttatcacataacttacaaaacgtgtgttcaaagtcaagcaaaacatacataaacaaatggcagaatatttagctaaaagataatagACATCATGTTGATACATTaccagttaagttaattgatacgtctcagtcgctaaagttattaattgttaattcatatatatgtgtcagatgatgatgtactatgtgtaAAGTGTacgtagctatgccattcagaaagttatacatgtttattgttttaactgACCGACAGTCcactattatccgttattgttatttataaataactgttattgtactgtactgtaaagtaaaattttaaaaaatcacagaacacatctccatggtgagttatgcaccgctgcttttatgaaacttaGTAGCGgacaaattcagccaggatcagtgaaacattcaggtttaatccaatttgtggcttttacttgctaaattgTAGATttaaccttaaagcatcttctctCATTTCTACTAATATGtggcagagtgctgatgccagagacacatcatgtctgaactggttttgaaattgcaGCACTGAacttaagcaggacgtccaattacacaatgacgcacacctgcacactgaaGGCTCCATTAGTGATTATTACAGTGATAGGAAGGACTCTGggctctggaggacccgactctgaaggaaggatcccaccaaggaaggatccttgtcATGAGGATACAGCCTGTGAATGCACTTAGACGTACTGATGATGTCACGTCCTGCAGGTATTCCTCCCGGCCGCCGCCCTCCTCGCTTGGCTCTCTTGTGCCGCCTGCTGCTACGCCAAGCTCCGTTTCCGGCGGCCATACCCGCTGCACAGGAAGCTCTGCCAGGTGCTGCCGATGGGCGTGGCCTACCTGCTGGACATCAGCCCGGTCGCTCACCGCCTCGCCACGCACAGCTGGACGAGCAGCGCCGCACTGCCGTTGCAtgtcctgcaggtggcgccTTTAACTCAACTCACATATGAAAATGATGATTAAAGTAAACATCTCTCCTGTTTTACCTGCAGTAGAGCTGTGCATTTTTGCAAAACAATGTTCCTGTTAAAATGAACTTATGTAGCTTAAAACACTGTATcacagtaaaacttttttttaaagtattctagtgtaaaaaaaaaggcagcaaatGTTGCAAAACACTGATAATcatattaaagttttaaaaacatttttatacatattttttaaatactgatatttactgtattatctgtttttttaaacaatattccTGTTAAAATGAAGATATGTAGcttaaaacactgtaaaaaaaaaaattatttaaaaaaagtttttttttcttgttgttttgtagaagcaccataaaaaaaaagcaaattactTTTATGACAATTATTCACCATAAactaaaagttgaaatctgtaaattaatttaatggaacatcatagattttatttttacagtattattaaattgcttaaaagtcttgaatgttaaattacagtgaattctatgtaaaaaaaaatacaaaaaataaacatattgctGAAAGtaaaattttacagtaaaagttGCCGAACACAGTCAAAAGAGAAAAAtttgttattctacagatatatttGTTTAATGCAGATATTTGCTGTATATTATATAACtgtattgtgtatttattattatttatcattatattattattattattttatattagttttaatcttttaaagatttatttttgaatgtattgtttatttattatttttatattattattcattattatattatattatttattattattgtttattatttaactgAAACGTTTTGTTTGCTTGAAGCTTTTCCCACAAACAAATTGACAAATTACATATATTAtgtcatataataatataaattattgtatgatatatatatatatttttttttaatgcagatatttactgtatattatataacTGTCTTGTGTCGTTTCTCCACCAGGTGGTGCTGTTCCTGCTCTcggccttcttcttctcctgtcccGTTCCAGAGCGCTTCTCCCCGGGCCGCTATGACATCATCGGCCACGGCCACCAGCTGTTCCACCTGCTGCTGGCGCTCTGCACGCTGgcccagcaggaggcgctgttCCACGACTTCCTGTGGCGGCGACCGGCACTGGTCAGGGAGTTCGGAGagcagcgcctcctgctggcctgCGCCTCCTTCCCCTGCCTGGCGCTCTGCTGCGCCATGACGGCGCTCGCCATGAGGAGGCGGGCCCAAGATCATCTGATGAAAGAGCAGAGATGAAGATGAGTCTGTGAACATATGAGGGATTTACTGTGCATtcatgaagtgtgtgtgtgtgtgtgtgtgtgtgtgtgtgtgtgtgtgtgtgtgtgtgtgttatctttaTGTTGCACCTCTGATCTTCTGGATTTTCTAGTTCCTGCTGTAACACAAAAAGCTGAAACTGAAATTTAGTgaaattattttgacttttcaacattaaaataaaacgaAAACTTGAATTATTCTCACTGTCTGTGTAATAAAAACGACAAATACAggaaaatcattgttttattttcaccttATATAGAAACTGATCAGAGCTGAGTTCTCTCAGGATAAAAGAAGTTGCTTcatttttagatagatagatagatagatagatagataggtagatagatagatagatagatagatagatagatagatagatagatagatagatagatagatagatagatagatagatagatctgaACCTgaatctgtctctttttttcttgtcgtGCCTCcgttgttctgtttgtttagtttgttttgtttgttgttgctaAGCTGTGATCCTGTTTCTCATGTTTGCCTTCGTCCTGCCTGCTGTGTTCGTCtgggtttgaaaaaaaaaaatacaaataaaaactgtatttattcCTTCACATGAGGTAATCTGACTTTCAATCGAATTTTAACTCATTATGATTACTTTttacgtttaaaaaaataatttcacatattaaaatgatgattaaagtA
The Centropristis striata isolate RG_2023a ecotype Rhode Island chromosome 2, C.striata_1.0, whole genome shotgun sequence DNA segment above includes these coding regions:
- the LOC131992271 gene encoding membrane progestin receptor beta-like, yielding MMPRVSFSAPSQLAALLPLLSRLLPSLPAPVRDSDVPALFRERFIVSGYRPAGLPWRSYVLSLFQIHNETLNVWSHLLAATAVALRFTAFAVLQGGGLLGVRLQGPEGQGVSVDASSLPLVLYAISAITYLSCSAAAHLLQSHSERAHYSLFLLDYVGVAVYQYGCALALSLYSADPAWTQSMLGQVFLPAAALLAWLSCAACCYAKLRFRRPYPLHRKLCQVLPMGVAYLLDISPVAHRLATHSWTSSAALPLHVLQVVLFLLSAFFFSCPVPERFSPGRYDIIGHGHQLFHLLLALCTLAQQEALFHDFLWRRPALVREFGEQRLLLACASFPCLALCCAMTALAMRRRAQDHLMKEQR